Genomic window (Streptomyces sp. NBC_00078):
AGACGACCGCACCCAGGCTCAGCGTGCCGTGGTCGAGCAGGACTCCGCCGACCAGGAGGACGGCGGCCACCGGCACGAGGTAGGAGACCTCCACCGCCGGAAAGAACACGGTCCGCAGGAACAGCGTGTACAGCCGGGTCCGCCGCGACGTCTCCAGCGCGTCCCGGCTCGCCGTGACGCGGCGCCGCTGCAGCCGCAGCGCCTCGACGGTCCGGGCGCCGGACGCGGTCGCCGCGAGGATCTCCGCGACGTCCGAGGTGGCGGCGCCCTCGGCGAGATAGCCGTCGCGGGCCCGCTTCAGATACCAGCGCAGCGCGCACCAGATGCCGGTCAGCCCGACCAGACCGCACGCGCCGAGCAGCGGGTTCAGGGCGAAGACGGCGCCGAGCAGGAACAGCGCCTGCACGCTGTTGACGAGCAGGTCGGGTCCGACATCGCGCAGGGTGGTGCCGACCAGGGCGACGTCGGCCGTGCCGCGCGCCGTCAGATCACCGGTGCCGGCCCGCTCCAGGACCCCCGCGGGCAGGGCCAGCGCCCGCTCGACGAACTCCTCCCGCACTCGGGCGAGCGTCCGCTCCCCGAACCGGTGCCCCACATACCGGGCCCACCGGGCCAGCAGCAACTGCGCGAGCGAACACACCAGGATCCACAGCGCCAGGCGGTCGACGGCCCCGACACCGCCCCCGCCCCGCACCTCGTCGATGATCCGCCCGACCAGCCAGGGCCCGGCCAGACCGGCTCCGGCGGCCATCCCGTTCAGCGCCAGCCGGCGGCGAAGGCCCGCGCGTCGGCCCGCAGCAGCCGCAGCATCGCCCGCCGCACGTCGGCCGGTTCGGCGACGGGGAGCCGGCCCGAGGAGACCGCCGTCATCTGATCGCCTCCTCGGCCGCGGACTCTTCGGCGTCCCGTGCCACCAGGGCGCGGTACGCCGGTTCGCTCTCCAGCAGTTCGCGATGGCTTCCCACGGCCGCGGCCCTGCCCTCCTGCAGGAAGTACACGGTGTCCGCCCGGTCCAGCACGAGCGGTGACGTGGTCGTGACGACGGTGGTACGGCCCTGGCGTGCCGTGCGCAGCCGCTGGGCGATGCGTGCCTCGGTGTGGGCGTCCAGGGCGGAGGTCGGTTCGACGGCGAGCAGTACCTCGGGGTCGGCCAGCAGGGCGCGCACCAGCCGTATCCGTTGTCGTTGGCCGCCGGAGAGGTTGCGGGCCTGGGCGTCGATCGGTGAGTCGAGGCCGTCCGGCAGGCCCTGGACGATGTCGTCCGCGACGGCCGCGTGCAGCGCCTCGGACAGGGGCGCCTTCGCGGATGCCCCGGTGCGCGGTCCGGCGTCCGCGGGTGTGTTGTGGCTGGTCGCGCCCCGCGACGGAGCCGCGTCCTGACGCAGTCCGGCGCCCCCCGGCGGCGTTACGGAGCCGTCCACCACCTCGTGCAGGGTGCCTGCGAAGAGGTCCGCCTCGTGGTCCGCCACCAGGATGCGCTCCCGGATCTGCGGCAGCGTGATCTCGTCGAGGGGTATGCCGCCCCAGGTCGCGTTCGACGGCACATACCGCCCGAGCCGGTCGACGACCGCCGCCGCGTCGGCCGGGTGGCCGCAGGCCAGCGCGGTCAGCTGTCCCGGCCGCACCCGCACTCCGGACTCCGGGTCGTGCAGCACCGCCGGCTGTGCGGGCGCGTCCCGGGTGCCGATGTCGGCCGGCGGCTCCAGCCGCAGGAACCGTACGAGCCGCCGTGCCGACACCAGCCCGCGGCTGATCTGGTAGCCGCACTCGACCCAGAACGCCACCGGTCCCACCAGCACGGCCACATAGCCGTACACCGACACCAACTCGCCGATGCTGATGGCCCCTTGGGCGGCGAGCCGGGCCGCCATCCAGGTGACCACCGCGAGGAACAGGGTCGGCAGTCCGACGCCGAGCGCCTGGACCCAGCTGGTCACCGCCCCGACCCGGTAGCCCTGCCGGCGCAGCCGCTGCGAGTCACGGTGGAAGGCGTCGGCGAACAGCCCTTTGCCGCCGAGGCCGTTGAGGACCCGCAGGCCGCCGGCGAGGTCGGCGATGCGGGCGGTGAGCACGCCCTGCCGCTCCCGGTACTCGGTCTCCGTGCCCTGCAGCCGGGCGAGGAGAGGCCCGACGAGGACGACGATCAGCGGCATCCCGAGGAGGACGACGGCGGCGATGAGCGGCGAGATGGCCACCAGCAGCCCGGCGACCGCCAGATAGGCGACGACCGTGCCGACCCCGGGCCCGACGACCGTCAGCGACTGGCTGATCGTCTGCACATCGCCCACCCCGATGGTGACGACCTCCCCGGCCCCGACCCGGCGCGGCAGCGCGGCGCCCAGCCGGACCGCCTGTCCCACGACGACCTTGACCGTGCGGAAGTTGGCGTCCATCCGCACCCGGGTCATCGTGCGGTGCCGCATGATGCTCAGCCAGGCGTTGAACGCTCCCACCGCGAACAGCGCGGCGGTCCAGCCCGCCAGCGCCGGATAGTCACCGGGCTCCAGCCCGTCGTCGATCGCCCGGGACAGCAGATACGGCGTCGCCGCGAGCAGCGCCATCCACACACTGCCCAGCACCGCTCCGGCGAGTGACCTGCCGGGCTGGCAGCGGACCAGCCACCACAGGTAACGCCCGCCGCCGCGACAGTCCGGCGTCCCGGGATCCCCGTACGCGTCGATCATCCGTCCCCCGATCCCTGCGCCCGGCCGACGTCCACACCCACCGGTGTCCACGTCGGACCGATGTCCACCTCAGACCGGCGTCTACGCCAGGCTGTCCCGCCATGCCCGGTGCAGATCCGCGAACCGCCCGGTGCCCGCCACGAGTTCGGCCGGACTGCCGTCCTCCACGATCTTCCCGTGCTCCATGACCAGTACCCGGTCCGCGATCTCGACGGTCGACAGCCGGTGCGCGATGACGACCGCCGTGCGCCCGTGCAGCACCGTCGACATCGCCCGCTGCACGGCCCGTTCACCCGGGATGTCGAGCGAGCTGGTCGCCTCGTCGAGGATGAGTACCGCGGGGTCTGCGAGCAACGCCCGCGCGAAGGCCACGAGCTGGCGCTGGCCGGCCGAGATACGGCCGCCCCGCTTGCGTACGTCCGTGTCGTACCCGTCGGGCAGCGCCTCGATGAAGTCGTGCGCGCCGATCGACTTCGCGGCGCGCTCGATCTGCTCGCGGGTCGCGTCCGGGCGGCCGATGGCGATGTTCTCGGCGACCGTCCCGGAGAACAGGAACGCCTCCTGCGTCACCATCACCACCCCGCGCCGCAGTTCGGGCACGGACAGCTCGCGCAGGTCCACGCCGTCCAGCAGGACCCGGCCCTCGGAGGGGTCGTAGAAGCGGGCGAGCAGCTTGGCCAGGGTCGACTTGCCGGCGCCGGTCGAGCCGACGACCGCGACCGTCTGCCCGGCCGGGACGGTGAGGCCGAAGCGGGGCAGGACCTCGCCGCCGGTGCGGTAGCCGAAGGCGACCTCGTCGAAGACGACCTCGCGACCGGGGTGCTCGCTCTTGAGTGCGGGCAGTTCCACGGGACTCGACGGCTCCGGGACGGTCGGTGTCTGCGCCAGCAGTCCGGCGATCTTCTCCAGGGAGGCCGCCGCCGACTGGTACGAGTTCAGGAACATGCCGAGCCGGTCGATGGGGTCGTACAGGCGGCGGAGGTAGAGCACGGCGGCGGCCAGGACGCCCAGCTCCAGCGAGCCGCCCGCCACCCGGTAGGCGCCCCACAGCACGATGCCCGCGACGGCCGTGTTGGCGACCAGCCGGGAGCCGACGACATAGCGGGCCATCTCCAGCAACGCGTCGCCGTTGACCCGCTCGTGCCGCCGGTTCAGCGTCCGGAAGGCGGCGTCGTTGGCGGCCTCGCGGCGGAAGGCGCGCACCGGGCGGATGCCGTTCATCGTCTCGACGAACTTGACGATCACGGCGGCGATGGCGGTGGAGCGCAGGCGGTACACCCGGACCGCGCGCCGCTGGTAGATCCGTACGAGGAGGTACAGCGGCACGAAGGACGCCACCGCGACCGCCCCGAGGGCGAGATCCAGCCAGAGCAGCATCGCCGAGATGTAGACGAAGGAGAGGATGACCATGACGAGTTCCTGCAGGCCCTCGCTGAGCAGTTCGCGCAGGGACTCGACATCGGTCGTCGACCGGGAGATGAGCCGGCCCGAGGTGTAGCGCTCGTGGAAGTCGAGGCTGAGTGCCTGCGCGTGGCGGAAGATACGGCCGCGCAGGTCGAGCAGCACGTCCTGGTTGACGCGGGCGGCGGCGATGACGAACGCGTACTGGAGCCCGCCGGAGACCAGCGCGCACAGCAGATAGACCCCGGCCACCGCGATCAGCGGGCCGTGACGCCGGTCCCGGAAGGCCGGGACGGCGGTGTCGATCGCGTAGGCCACCAGCAGCGGGCCCGCCTGGACGGCCGCCTGCTGGAGCAGCAGCAGGAGGGTGGTGAAGGCGACGCGGGCCTTCATCGGGGCGAGCAGGGTTCGCAGCAGGGCGGCGGTGGCGCCCGGGGGAGTGGGCAGCACATCCCGGTCGAAGGGGTCGGTGGCGTCCTTGGGGCGGGGGAGGTCCGGCTCGTCGTCCGCCGTGGGGACAGACGTGCTGGTGGCCGTCATCGGTGGTCCTCCGCTTCTCCGGTCCCGGACATGAGATGGGCGTATTCGGCGTTCGTGCGCAGCAGTTCGTGATGCGTGCCGACGGCGGTGATCCGGCCGCCGGAGAGCAGGGCGACCCGGTCGGCGAGCAGGACCGTGGACGGGCGGTGCGCCACGATGAGGGCGGTGGTGTCGGCGAGCACGTCCCGCAGGGCGGCCTCCACGGCGGCCTCGGTGTGCACGTCGAGGGCGGACAGGGGGTCGTCGAGGACGAGGAACCGCGGTCTGCCCACGACCGCTCGCGCCAGCGCCAGCCGCTGCCGCTGGCCGCCGGAGAGGCTGAGCCCCTGCTCGCCGACCCGGGTGTTGGTCCCCTGGGGCAGCGCGTGCGCGAAGCCGGCCTGGGCGACGGACAGCGCCCGGTCCAACTCGGCTGTCCCCGCGCCGGCTTCGGCCCCCATGAGGACGTTGTCCCCGACGCTCGCCGAGAAGAGGGTCGGCTCCTCGAAGGCGACCGCGACCATGGAGCGCAGCTCCTCGCGGGAGAGGGCGGCGATGTCCTCGCCGTCCAGCGTGATCCGCCCGGACGTCACCTCGTGCAGACGCGGGACGAGGGCGGTCAGGGTCGTCTTGCCGCTGCCGGTGGCGCCCACCAGGGCCAAGGACTCGCCGGGGCGGACATGGAGGTCGATGCGGTCGAGGACGGGCGGGGAGTCCTCGGGGGCGTCGGGATAGCGGAACCGCACGTCGAGGAAGCGCAGGCCGTCCCTGCCGGCTGCCGGCCGGTGGGAGCCGTCCGCGTCCCCCGGCCCGGTCTCGCCCCCTTGCCCGGCCGCGCGATGACCCGGCCCGGCGACCGTTTCCGTCTCCGGCGGTTCGTCCATCACCTCGAAGTACCGCTCCGTGGCCGTCGCCGCCTCCTGGCTCATCGCGAGCAGGAAGCCGATGGAGTCCACCGGCCACCGCAGGGCGAGGGCCGTCGACAGGAACGCCACCAGCGTCCCCGCGGACAGGTTCCCGTCGGCCACCTGCACCGTGCCGAGCACCAGCGCCGCCCCGATCGCGACCTCCGGCAGCGTGACGATGACACCCCAGATCGTGGCGAGCAGCCCCGCCTTGCGCAGTTCCGTCCCCCGCAGGGTCCGCGACAGCTCCCGGAACGCGCGCGCCTGGCTGCGGTGCCGCCCGAACCCCTTGATGATCCGGATGCCGAGCACGCTCTCCTCGACGACCGTCGTCAGATCGCCGACCTGGTCCTGGGAGAGCCGCGCCACCTCGGCGTACCGCTGCTCGAAGACCAGGCATGTGACCATCACGGGGACGGCCGGCCCCAGGATGACCAGCCCGAGCGTCCAGTCCTGCAGCAGCATGATCACCACGCCGACGAGGATCGTCACGCCGTTGACCAGAAGGAACGTCAGGGGAAAGGCGAGGAACTGGCGCAGCAGCATCAGGTCCGTGGTGCCGCGCGACAGCAGCTGCCCCGAGGACCACCGGTCGTGGAAGGAGACCGGCAGCCGCTGCAGATGCCCGTACAGATCTGC
Coding sequences:
- a CDS encoding ABC transporter ATP-binding protein translates to MATTRATTEEPGKTTDRSAVRTLLRLWPYVRPVRARLFSAASVAVVASCTGLVIPLVLKWMVDGPVADRDPAGVWLGALYLLLLGLTEAVLFGLRRWLVARPLSSVEAGMRADLYGHLQRLPVSFHDRWSSGQLLSRGTTDLMLLRQFLAFPLTFLLVNGVTILVGVVIMLLQDWTLGLVILGPAVPVMVTCLVFEQRYAEVARLSQDQVGDLTTVVEESVLGIRIIKGFGRHRSQARAFRELSRTLRGTELRKAGLLATIWGVIVTLPEVAIGAALVLGTVQVADGNLSAGTLVAFLSTALALRWPVDSIGFLLAMSQEAATATERYFEVMDEPPETETVAGPGHRAAGQGGETGPGDADGSHRPAAGRDGLRFLDVRFRYPDAPEDSPPVLDRIDLHVRPGESLALVGATGSGKTTLTALVPRLHEVTSGRITLDGEDIAALSREELRSMVAVAFEEPTLFSASVGDNVLMGAEAGAGTAELDRALSVAQAGFAHALPQGTNTRVGEQGLSLSGGQRQRLALARAVVGRPRFLVLDDPLSALDVHTEAAVEAALRDVLADTTALIVAHRPSTVLLADRVALLSGGRITAVGTHHELLRTNAEYAHLMSGTGEAEDHR
- a CDS encoding ABC transporter ATP-binding protein, with protein sequence MTATSTSVPTADDEPDLPRPKDATDPFDRDVLPTPPGATAALLRTLLAPMKARVAFTTLLLLLQQAAVQAGPLLVAYAIDTAVPAFRDRRHGPLIAVAGVYLLCALVSGGLQYAFVIAAARVNQDVLLDLRGRIFRHAQALSLDFHERYTSGRLISRSTTDVESLRELLSEGLQELVMVILSFVYISAMLLWLDLALGAVAVASFVPLYLLVRIYQRRAVRVYRLRSTAIAAVIVKFVETMNGIRPVRAFRREAANDAAFRTLNRRHERVNGDALLEMARYVVGSRLVANTAVAGIVLWGAYRVAGGSLELGVLAAAVLYLRRLYDPIDRLGMFLNSYQSAAASLEKIAGLLAQTPTVPEPSSPVELPALKSEHPGREVVFDEVAFGYRTGGEVLPRFGLTVPAGQTVAVVGSTGAGKSTLAKLLARFYDPSEGRVLLDGVDLRELSVPELRRGVVMVTQEAFLFSGTVAENIAIGRPDATREQIERAAKSIGAHDFIEALPDGYDTDVRKRGGRISAGQRQLVAFARALLADPAVLILDEATSSLDIPGERAVQRAMSTVLHGRTAVVIAHRLSTVEIADRVLVMEHGKIVEDGSPAELVAGTGRFADLHRAWRDSLA
- a CDS encoding ABC transporter ATP-binding protein, which encodes MIDAYGDPGTPDCRGGGRYLWWLVRCQPGRSLAGAVLGSVWMALLAATPYLLSRAIDDGLEPGDYPALAGWTAALFAVGAFNAWLSIMRHRTMTRVRMDANFRTVKVVVGQAVRLGAALPRRVGAGEVVTIGVGDVQTISQSLTVVGPGVGTVVAYLAVAGLLVAISPLIAAVVLLGMPLIVVLVGPLLARLQGTETEYRERQGVLTARIADLAGGLRVLNGLGGKGLFADAFHRDSQRLRRQGYRVGAVTSWVQALGVGLPTLFLAVVTWMAARLAAQGAISIGELVSVYGYVAVLVGPVAFWVECGYQISRGLVSARRLVRFLRLEPPADIGTRDAPAQPAVLHDPESGVRVRPGQLTALACGHPADAAAVVDRLGRYVPSNATWGGIPLDEITLPQIRERILVADHEADLFAGTLHEVVDGSVTPPGGAGLRQDAAPSRGATSHNTPADAGPRTGASAKAPLSEALHAAVADDIVQGLPDGLDSPIDAQARNLSGGQRQRIRLVRALLADPEVLLAVEPTSALDAHTEARIAQRLRTARQGRTTVVTTTSPLVLDRADTVYFLQEGRAAAVGSHRELLESEPAYRALVARDAEESAAEEAIR